The Pirellulales bacterium genome includes the window ATTGATGGCGTCGTTGTAAGTTTTGATTCCGGAGTTCATCGACGTGGCCGAGGCCGCCGAATCGGTATATGCCTGCGGCAGTTCGCGGCTTTTGGCGATCGGATATTCCGGATCGATTGGCACGGCCCAGGGCGTTTCGCCCGCCAGTTTCCAATCGTACCCGCCCTGCATTTTTCCGCCGATGTTGGTGACGGTTTGGGCATTCACGTCGGTCTTGGTGCCGTCGTTCTGCGGGCTGGTGACCATGTAACCGAAATCGGTTAGCGCGCCGCGGTAATCTTGGAAGTGCAATCCGGTGCCGCGGCCTTCGTGGTAGCGCACCGCTCCGCTTTTGTAACAGGCCGCGGCCCAGGTATTGAACCAATCCATGCCGTCAAAAATGAATAGAATGACACGCCGCTTGCCGGCTGCCACGGCGGTTTGTTGCAGATGGTATATGTCGGTTTCGTCGAAATAATCGGCGTGCGGATTCAGCGTGGCGGCCGGCAAATAACCGTACAATTGCAGTAAGTGGTCGGCGCTGCGGTAGAGACTGTGTTCGTCCTTCACAGAACTGAGGTCCATGCCAAACGTGTAGACCGGAATCAGCCGGTTGGAGTGGGTAGTCCAGCCTGTATATTTTGAAGGCAGCGAGCCCCAATAACCCCAGTCAGCCGTGTCCGTTTGTATGGCTGCGGTTTGCAAATCACGCAGCCGATCGACGACCGAGTTTGGAGCGGACGTTGTCGAGGCCTGTTCTCCGCAACCCCATAGAATTAACAATGTGCTAGCAAAAAGTATGAACCGATTGCAAGGCATCGTAAGGGTAGTGGCAGAAGGCGAGATGGAGCGAGGCAAACAACTAAACACGGTGGGCAGACGCCGGCAGTTCTCTCGACTATAACTACACCATGGTTTACTCGCCAGCCGCATAACCAATCACTCACGCAGTCATACACACTCTAAACAAGCCACCGGACGCCCATGTTTGTCGATCGTGTAGAAATTGATGTCGCTGCAGGAAACGGCGGAAACGGCGCGGTTAGTTTCCGCCGCGAAAAATTTATTCCCCGCGGCGGTCCCGATGGCGGCGATGGGGGCCACGGCGGCAGCGTTGTGCTGCGTGCTCAACCGGGCGTTGATAGTTTGGCGGCCCTTGCGCATCGCAAACATTGGCGCGCCGAACATGGCCAACCCGGCGGATCGAGCGATTGCTACGGCCGCAGCGCGGAAGATTTGGTGCTGTTGGTGCCGCCGGGCACGGTGGTGATCGATGCCGGTTCTGGTTTGGCGCTCAAGGACCTGGTGGAACCCGGCCAAGAAGTCATTGCCGCGCACGGGGGAAAAGGGGGCAAAGGAAATGCAGCGTTCAAAACCGCCACGAATCGCGCACCGCGCGAAAGCACTCCCGGCGATCAGGGAGAACATCGCCGGTTGATATTGGAATTGAAAGTAATCGCCGATGTGGGTCTCGTTGGCAAACCCAACGCCGGCAAAAGCACAATGTTGGCGCGGCTTTCCCGCGCTCAGCCTGAAATTGCCCCTTATCCGTTCACCACCAAGTACCCGAACCTGGGCATTGTCTATTTCACCCCCGATCATTCTTTCGTGCTGGCCGATTTGCCCGGCCTGATCGAAGGCGCACACGCTGGAGTGGGCTTGGGGCACGAGTTTTTGCGACACATACAGCGGGCTGGTATTTTGGTGCATTTGGTGGAACCAACGCCGATCGACGGTTCTGATCCACTGGCCAATTACCACATCATCCGCAGCGAATTGGAGCATTACTCGGCCGAGTTGGGCACACGGCCCGAAATTGCAGTCGTCACCAAGTGCGAACTCCCCGGCGCCGAAGATGTGCGGGCCAAACTTACAGCCGACATCGGGCGCGAGGTGTGGGCCGTTAGCGCGGTGACGGGACAGGGTCTCGACAAACTGCTGTGGCAAATCGATCGATTGTTGCAAGAACAGAAACAGGCTGCGGGCGAAACAACTGCGCCTGCGTTGACCCCGGGCTCCTGACCCCTGCTTTTCTCATGCAGTCGCTCCTCGCTGTCGACATTGGCAATACCCGGATCAAACTTGGTCTGTTTGCTGCGCCGGCGGAAAATTTGCGGAGAGAGCGAATCGGTTTACCCGTGCCCAGTCACACGCACGCCATGCCTACGGAGGGATGGAATCCGCTAGCCCTGCAGCAGTGTCTGGCCGATGTCCCCGCGGAAACGCCGTGGTGGATTGCCAGCGTCAATCGTCCCGCCGCCGCCAAGCTAACTGATTGGATTCAACAGCGCTGGCCGGTGCGAATGTTGGAGTACACCGATTTGCCGATTACCGCCGCGGTCGAGCACCCCGAGCGCGTGGGAATCGACCGCTTGGCCGGCGCCGTCGCGGCCAACCGCTTGCGCGACCCGGCGCGGGGCGCAATTATTGTCGGCGCGGGCAGCGCCATCACAGTCGATTTGGTCACCGCCGACGGTGTGTTTTGCGGCGGCGCTATTCTGCCTGGCATTGCGCTTTCGGCCCGAGCACTCGATCAATTCACCGATTTGTTGCCGCTGAGTCCAATGAACGAACTGGGCTCGCCACCCCCGGCTTTAGGCACTTCCACGCTTGCTGCCATTCACAGTGGACTGTTTTGGGGAGCCGTGGGGGCCATTCGCGAATTGATTGGACGCTTGTCCGAATCGTTGCCGGCGCCATCATCCGGCAAGGCGAGTGCTTTGCAGATATTTCTCACCGGTGGAGCAGCTCCGTCGGTGGCGCAACAACTGGACCCGGCGGCTAGGTTTGTGGAGCATTTGGTGCTGGCGGGCATTGTTCTGGCAAAGCCATGACCGGCCGCGCTTTCACCACCGTTGCCATGTTGACGCCTGCCGGACGCGGTGCGGTGGCGGTGGTGGCCGTTGAAGGCGCACTGGCGATGGACTGGGTACAGCGTTTTTTCCGGCCAAAGGCTCTCCGTTGCGTTGCTGATGCACCGCCAGGAAAAATCATTTATGGCCGCTGGGGAAGCGAACCGGCCGAAGACGTGCTCATCTGCCGCCGGAGTTCGGATTATCTCGAAGTGCATTGCCACGGCGGTTCCGCGGCAGTGCGCCGCATTATCGAGGACTTAGTTACGGCAGGCGCAACGGAGCAAGTGTGGTCAGCGCACAATGTCCGCCACGAAACTTCGCCGATTCGTGCAGCAGCGCGAATCGCACTAGCGCAAGCAACCACAGCCCGGACGGCGGAGATTTTGCTCGATCAATATCACGGCGCGTTGGAATCCGCCTTGGGCGAAATTCTGACGAACATTGACGGCAAGGCTGAAAGCCTTTCGACCGCGAAGGCTCTGACGGAAAGGTTGCTTTCCCGCGCTTCGTTGGGGCTGCATCTTACCCAACCGTGGCGTGTGGTCGTGGCTGGCCCGCCCAATGTCGGAAAGAGCAGCCTGGTTAACGCTCTGGTCGGTTATCAGCGTGCCATCGTGTTTGACCAGCCCGGCACCACTCGCGATGTGGTGACCGCCTTGACGGCCATATCGGGTTGGCCGATACAGCTATGCGATACGGCCGGATGGCGCGTGAGCGACGATCCGCTGGAAGCCGCCGGAGTGGCGCGGTCCCAACAGCAAGCGACCTCCGCAGATTGCTTGCTGCTAGTGTTCGATATCACGCGGCCGTGGTCGGATGCAAATCAGCAATTGTTGGATGAGAGGAACCAGGCGTTGATTGTTCACAATAAGTGCGATCTGTTGAGCCGCGACGAGGCGCCGACGGAGGGCAAAGTTGGCTGTGGTCGGACAAACTCTGTGCTGGTGAGCGCGGTAAGTGGTCAAGGCCTGGAGCTACTGTCGCAAAGAATTGTCGAACAGCTTGTACCGCTTTTTCCACAACCAGGCGAAGCCATACCGTTTAGCAGCGATCAGATCGAACGCCTGCAAGCGGCGGCAGCCTCGTTGACGGCCGGCCACGCCTCGGCTGCGAAAGCTGAGTTGCTGGCGCTGCTGGCATCGGCGGACACTGCGGAATGATAGGTTTCGCAGCACGACTGCTCTGGACCCTGCTATAAAAGCTGGCTATCCTTTGCCGCCCGCGCGTGTTGCGCGGCGGGTAAATTTAGTTCTCACACCCGAAATCTGTTTCATCAACGCGCCAATCGAGAGTGTTCAGGGAGGAACACGCGATGTTATGGAAAACCATCCACTTAAGAGCTAAAGCGCACCTGGATATGGCGCATTATCGAATCGGCCTGCTGGCATTTGCAGCAATTGCTTGGGCAGCGGCATGCCCGTGCTTGGCCCAGGACTCGAGCCGCGAATCGAATGGCGCTGCGGCCGATTCGCCAGCGGCAAGCGGCAATTTGGAGCACTCCGCGCCCCTTGTGCGGCCCGGAGTCGATGGCGCGTCGGCGGCGCGCCACTCTCTGGGTTATCCCGGTGCATCCACAACTATGCCAGGATCCGCACAAGGTTCTGCAAGCCAAAAAGCCGCTAAACAAAGCCCGGTTCTGCAAAGCCCCGTAAAGAATTCGACGCCGCAAACCGATGGGTCGTTCGCGGAGGCAGAAGGCGTCTCCGACGATTCGCCCGCGACCGATGCCGACCATTCCAGCACTGTCTTTGCGACCACGTTTGACGATCCGCCTGCACGCCCCAACGCCGCGATCGAACCGGCCAAATTTGACGGCGTCCAACCAGGAGTGACCACGGCCGAGGAGCTCAAGGAAAAATGGGGCGCAGGGGAGGAAGTTTCCAAGGACGATCATCAAACGGTGCTGCGATTTTCGCTGTCTTCGTTTCCACACGTCGAAGCCACGTTGGCCGACGATAAGGTTCGTTCGATTTTGATCGATCTGGATCAGGCGGTTCCCACCGATACCTTGGCGCGGCAGTTGGACCTGGGCGATGTGCGACCCGTCAACGTTCCTGACGATGCAGGCGAACTGCTCGGTCAGGCGTATCCGGAACGAGGCGTGCTGTTTAGCATTACCCCCGACGGCAAGCGAGTTTCGCACGTGGTGTTGGATAAGATCGACCTTTCGATGTTTGTGCTGCGGGCGGAAGTGGAATTGCAATCGCACACACGGGCCAGCCTGGCCGACCTGGATTACGTTCTGGCGCACCACTCCAAAAATGCCCGCGCTTTGTGGCTGCGAGCCCGGCTGATGGCCACGTTGGCGCGCTACGATGAAGCGGCTGACGACGTACAAGCCGCGTTGGAGATCAATCCGAAGCAGCCGTTGTATCATCTGACACACGCCGAAATCTTGGGGCAACAAGGCCATTACAACGATGCGGCGCAGGAAACCAAAGAGGTGTTGGCCAGCAGCGATTTGCCCGGCGAACTGAGGGCGAAGGCGTTGTGTGTTCTGGGAGATTTGGAAGCCGACGCTCCGGTCCACGATTACAAACATGCCATGGAGAACCATTTGGCGGCCATCAAGCTGGCCGATCCCCTGTCGATCGACAAGCGGTTGCTGGTGCGGCGCGCCGCCAAGTTTGTGTTGATCGAGGCGCATCTGGACGTGGCACACGACATTGCGTGCGGTTTCTGGCAGGATAAGGACAAGGTGGTTCCCAAATGGCTGACGCGCGCCCAAGCTTACGTGGACGATTTTATGGAGCATGAAGACGGCGATCCCGGGCTGCGGCTGCATTTGGCGCGGGGCGCATTGGCCGCCTGCGCCGGGGCCGAAGGGAAAGTCGATTCGGTCCCCTGGGCGCGGATGGCATTGAAAACCGGCAAGCCGCTGATTCAAGTGGCGGTTGATCCGTGGACCAAACTGGCCCTGCAATGGACACTGGGTACGGCACTGGCCGATGGGTTGGAATCTGACGAAATGCGCGGCGCTGTGCAACATGCGCTGCCCAACACCGCGCTGACCATCACTTATATGGAAACCGGCGCGAAAGGCCGCCGAGAAACTCCAGTCGACGCGTTTCG containing:
- a CDS encoding GTPase, which gives rise to MTGRAFTTVAMLTPAGRGAVAVVAVEGALAMDWVQRFFRPKALRCVADAPPGKIIYGRWGSEPAEDVLICRRSSDYLEVHCHGGSAAVRRIIEDLVTAGATEQVWSAHNVRHETSPIRAAARIALAQATTARTAEILLDQYHGALESALGEILTNIDGKAESLSTAKALTERLLSRASLGLHLTQPWRVVVAGPPNVGKSSLVNALVGYQRAIVFDQPGTTRDVVTALTAISGWPIQLCDTAGWRVSDDPLEAAGVARSQQQATSADCLLLVFDITRPWSDANQQLLDERNQALIVHNKCDLLSRDEAPTEGKVGCGRTNSVLVSAVSGQGLELLSQRIVEQLVPLFPQPGEAIPFSSDQIERLQAAAASLTAGHASAAKAELLALLASADTAE
- the obgE gene encoding GTPase ObgE — translated: MFVDRVEIDVAAGNGGNGAVSFRREKFIPRGGPDGGDGGHGGSVVLRAQPGVDSLAALAHRKHWRAEHGQPGGSSDCYGRSAEDLVLLVPPGTVVIDAGSGLALKDLVEPGQEVIAAHGGKGGKGNAAFKTATNRAPRESTPGDQGEHRRLILELKVIADVGLVGKPNAGKSTMLARLSRAQPEIAPYPFTTKYPNLGIVYFTPDHSFVLADLPGLIEGAHAGVGLGHEFLRHIQRAGILVHLVEPTPIDGSDPLANYHIIRSELEHYSAELGTRPEIAVVTKCELPGAEDVRAKLTADIGREVWAVSAVTGQGLDKLLWQIDRLLQEQKQAAGETTAPALTPGS
- a CDS encoding type III pantothenate kinase — its product is MQSLLAVDIGNTRIKLGLFAAPAENLRRERIGLPVPSHTHAMPTEGWNPLALQQCLADVPAETPWWIASVNRPAAAKLTDWIQQRWPVRMLEYTDLPITAAVEHPERVGIDRLAGAVAANRLRDPARGAIIVGAGSAITVDLVTADGVFCGGAILPGIALSARALDQFTDLLPLSPMNELGSPPPALGTSTLAAIHSGLFWGAVGAIRELIGRLSESLPAPSSGKASALQIFLTGGAAPSVAQQLDPAARFVEHLVLAGIVLAKP